CAATGAGtggttagtatttattttttttattgattcctTTTTTAATTGAAAGGCATGGTAAGTAATGAGGTTGTTGGATTAGAGTAGAGAAAAttgtttatattaattatcaagGTTAAGTATTGAATAATGTTTAGATATAATCATCGGGggaaaaaatggaaaatcatTGGCAAACAAACACGTTTGCATATATGGAATCTGCGAAATTTCATGGCcattattttacttaatttttcgTGGGTTAAGTTACAACAAATTAATCATTGgcattaaactttttatttaattttttatttatttaattgtcgTAGAGTAATACTTCTTGAAGTTTATGGGTATAGCTAACCAATTTTTGGTGGTATCGTGTTACATGAGTATCATTAGATTCATAATATTTAGAGGAGTTGAGGCTTGACActaggcttgaaatttagcaaataGGATCTTtgacatataaattatatcaagagTAGGAGCTTGATTGGAGATATGAGTGAGTTTTGGAGTTTAGGTTAGACATTTAATAAATTGAGTACCTATGAACTCacttacttacgaatattgcataattggtagattgggaacgttcTGAAGCATTgcgaaaaggaaaaaaaaaatcttgaagattCATTACACGAGTTCGGcatttaaggtatgttaagactttcagacttgttgaaggacacTTTCCTAATTAAAGACTAAAATGGAATAGACAATGGGTAAGGGTGAAAGATGGGGTCCCGTACCAATGGTGTGatgggcattggtacgagtaccggtgttataaaggGAAAATTATTGCTATAGAATGTGGATAgtaatttgagaatgccaaagcatatgggcattagctgatatatcaTTGATTTGAATTCCTTGTGTGCTTGTGTATTCTTTATTACACCtatatagttgtgataattaggtggttatgtattatgttgatattgacttaTTGAGATGAATCAGCATCcccttatttgaaataattttgtgTACATACtttgacatgagattgagtataagttgggcacgtggagatcgttcgTGCTGGGGATGATGAGATGCtaagattataatttgggcacgtggaaaTCGTCCGTGCGAAAATTATTCGATTTTGTGATAGTGCATTGAGATCGTCCACaaagacacgtggagatcgggTATATGGACCTCAcaagtcccccatgggtcatgaactctcgatgtatttatCATGTATATTCGATTGAGAGAGTAttgggtattctgagacatatcatttcatggtgtcatattgattgcatctcatggcatcctttatttttgatgattatgtgttttcatTGGTGGTTGGAAAGCacttgatgtttgattacctctatttgatgaaacttgacTGGCAAATATATTGTAGACTTATATAAGtaaagaattgatttttcttgtataaactcccgtcactacttcttcgtcgtcggtcaatgagatatactgggtatacgtggtttcgtactcatactacacttgtttcactctttgtggtgcagattcgattccgagtaCGAGTCTCGTGGAGCAATTTGAGTCCGAGATTGGAGTGttttggagttgtggtgagctgcttgacTGTTCCGTgacccacacctccctctatcttttacttattcaGTTATTTAGTATTCAGGTAGGATATCCTTTATGTTcgatttgtcattttagtttcagacttgcatcttattttagaagctcttatacttatgacaccaattcttgggtgGTATTTTTAGCTTTCCACAATTCGTATTTATAAAGAGATTTATGTTGGAAATTTTCACTTAGTATTtacctttttctcattatttagttaaaattggtaaaatataTTGGATTgacttacctattggttgggaacataggtgccatcatgACTTGTGAATTTGGATCGTGACGTTGTATAAGTTTAAAATTTgtctaattcaatttttgattgtataaattaagaaattttatatGCTTATCCTAGTTATTTGTATACAATTTAtgaaaattcacaaaaaattattttgtttatatattaaCAAGCGAAATATATAaagagagttttgaaaaatttctaaatgtaaaaacacaaaatttatatatacttacTTGTATATTCACAAACTAAATATACAATTCACAACCTTCATTACAGACAAAACTAGCTATGATGCATAAATATcaaaactataactataaaaCATTATTATATCTATTATCTTTgctattttctaaattttttctattttttcccACAAACCCATATCACCTACTCTGCCCTATTGAAATTTTACCCCGCCCCACCTCATCCCCTAAACCCTCCATGTTCTGCTCCATTAATACCTTGTCCAGCACTGCCCTGCCTAAATCATTTTCAAAGTTTAATACTCTCTccgtttttttaaaaaaaaaatgatttaatttaatttgatacagAGTTCaagaaatcattttcaaaaaaaaattatatggttttaaattaaagttatgtcaaatatattaaaatattttataattttgtgttcttAAACATGTCAAGTGAAAAGTCAAAGTTAAAGTATTGccaacaaagaaaagaaatcgattttttaaaaacaaattaaaaatgagacaaggttatttttttagaataaaatgAGTACTAAACATCTAGCAATATGAATAAGTTACAAAATAATCATAtcaattactattattttaacGAGTGCATCCCGTCTAAATgcgacaaataaaaataaaatgatggaatattatttaaaaaagaaaaaagactcaaatataCCATTGAACTTTCAGAAAAGACTCATGTATATCATCAGTTAAAAATTTGGCTCATTGTCATTACCGTTAAAGAAAAGgttcattcatgccattattttttaacagtgATTTTGTAAAACCATTTTTGACAAATGACCAATTATAATTTGGCCACGAATTAATGACGTGGTCAATTATAATTCGATCacattatcaatatatttaattaaaaaaatcaaaaaagaattaattcaatttttttttcggaattatgattttttaattaaaaaaattgatgacgtggccgaattataattggccacgtgtcaaaaatgattttgcaaaaccattgttaaaaaataatagcatgaatgagtcttttctttaacggtaatggcataaatgagccaaacttttaactgatggcaTAAATAAGCCTTTTTCTGAAAGTTTGATGGCATATTTGagcatttttcctttaaaaaatgaCGTTATTATGGGGCCCATGAATCAACTTATCAAAAATATTGGTCATGTGACTCATATAGTAATAAAAACTTTCATGAGCAACCCCTACCTTCTCATTTATTAATATATGGCAACAATTGCCATTTCTAAATTCTAACACCTAGAGTGAACACACAAATAATATATAGCAACGATGGAAAATGATAGTATAGTACCACTTCTAACATCAAAAGTGAACAATCACTCAAATGGTTCTTCATTCAAACCAGATTCATATGATATCGAAGTAATCAATGGAGTTAAAGATTTAATTCGACAATTTTCAGCAGAATCGAAGAAACTATGGTACCTTGCTGCTCCAGCCATTTTCACTTCCATTTGCCAATACTCAATTGGTGCCATAACTCAAATATTTGCTGGTCATGTTGGTATCATTCAACTTGCTGCTGTCTCCATTGAAAACTCTGTTATCGCTGGCTTTGCTTTTGGCGTTATGGTACGTTTATTTATGACATCTTTCTGATGTAATAACTATTAGTTCTGAACACCACACTTATTGTGATTTTAGTTGGGAATGGGAAGTGCGTTGGAGACACTATGTGGACAAGCATTTGGAGCAAAACAATTAGACATGTTAGGAACTTACATGCAACGATCTTGGATAATCCTCATCGCAACATCACTAATTCTAATGTTGCCTTATATTTTTGCCACGTCACTTTTTAGACTCATCGGTCAAACTTCAGATATATCGAAATGGGCAGGTATAAGGCTGATATTGTAAGATAGAATTTTATTATGTGTGAATACTATACTGAATTCTTCTGTAATAGGTACATTTGCTGTGTGGATGATTCCACAATTATTCGCGTATGCACTAAACTTTCCAATACAAATATTCTTGCAAGCACAGAGCAAGATCATGGTGATGGCTGTCATAGCGGCGGTTGGACTTATTGGACACACATTGTTTAGTTGGCTATTTATGCTCAAGTTAGGTTGGGGACTGGTGGGTGCCGCGGTGGTGCTGAACGGTTCGTGGTGGTTCGTAGTGGTGGCTAAGTTGTTGTACATATTTAGTGGGGCTTGTGGAGAAGCTTGGTCTGGATTTTCTATGAAGGCTTTTCAAAATCTTTGGGAATTTGTTAAATTATCCTTTGCATCTGCTGTAATGCTCTGGTgagtttctttggtttgaattaGTTATTACTTGCATTATTTCATTCGCGGGGCGGCTCAACTATATCAGTAGCTATAGTAGATATTCcatcaatctcatcataattTAGATATGTTTAATTTCGTGTCTTGTCTCATTATGAATAATGAAACGTAACACAAACTTTCATGTAGatattatatcatatagtatGCTATCAATAATGCATCTTCAGTTATATGTTTCACTAGACTCAAAACATTAATTCCTTAATTATTAATGTGAGAGTGAACATTGGGTGATGTGAAGAAAGATGAAACAATTTAATAACTtggaaataaattatatatgcaCATGTTCTGTAATACCGTACACTAGATCCacaattttcatttaatattgCTATTCAATGGCCAAACAAATGAGGTTGCTGCACtgagtgaagaaaaaaaagagttgatTGTAATAAAACATTTAGTATTTTATTGAAAACACTCATAAAACTCagcatgaattattatttttattcttaaattattggtaatctttaaaatacttatttatttgaCTAATTGAATTTAAAGATATCCTGATCTCGCAACATGAGTGAAATACATCTATTTCGGTCAAGTTTAGGGATGTTTTCAACACTCCTTTTTGCTTCTATTAAGAGCCCCCATGCTCCTATAAAAGTTTGAAGACCACTTGTTATGTCATGTGGGTGTATCTAAGTTTAGTTAATCAAACGGATGAATATTTTTAAGACTGTCAATAgttagaaaacaaaataataatttacgtCAAGATCGCAAATGTTTTCTAtccttctcttttattttattttatatacgtATCTAAACTGTTACTTCATTTATATCAAAAACATATCTCGCTGTTGAGTTAGCTTTACACTTGTGTTTTAATtacgaaaaaatattttaaaccaaCTCAGAAGTAAGATGTGTATTAATATAATAAGGAGAGTACTAGTTTAGGTCgatagacataacaatatctagtagTAGTTAAAATAAGCACCATTTGTGCAGAGTGTTGTGCATCTCAAGACCTATTTAGGGTTTCGAGAATCTTGTGCAGATAtattactaattttattttgtcaatGAAGATTCTAGATAAAAATGTGGTTTACTAAAAGATACTTCATATATGTTCCGCAAAACTATGGTATATATATAGTACTGTCTCTCTCATATTCACCGATTTCCTATAGGTCATAGAGGTGGAGCTAGGTGGGGGGTCGTGAATTTGAACGAATCCACTAGCTTTTTCATAgacttctttatattttctaaaagataatatatatatatatatatatatattaacttgtgAATCTCTTAACAATTAATTATAACTCAATGATAGTggaataaaaatatctttcgaACCCAGTATCAATCTTCTACAGATCATCTTATATTTAAATCTGGAAAATATAGTCGCTTTCGATAGAATGTGCGTTACCTGGCAACTTGTATGATAAAGTAATTAATGAAGATATAAATGTGATGATTTAATATTGCAGCTTAGAGATATGGTACTTTATGGCACTAATTCTAGTGGCTGGATATCTCAAAAATGCTGAAGTGGCCGTCGATGCAATTTCTATTTGGTCAgttcactaatttttttaatgtgatactgacattattttatttaatttagtacGAATATTTAGGCTTCTGATAACATCTTTTTCTATTCAATTTTAAGTATTGATTGACTATAGTAATAAGTAGGATACCCTAACTGAATCGtatatatttataatgaaaagtACAActgttaattttatatattgtttatatGTATTGTGCAACTCCGTCCGTCCATAACTGTTTTGTAggtatactaaaaatagatgtCCAAGATTAgttaacaatttaaataatcaagaaataattaattatttttttccaattctACCCTTAATAATTACTCTATTTTGTTCAATTAAAAAGTTATATAGACTTTTGATATTCTAACTATAGTAGGGTGATATTAGTCAAATTACACCTTGTATAAATTTTCTTTGAGGAGAGTGCATAACCTTGATCTGACAAACAATTGTGGACGGAGGAAGTATTTTCAAGTAGCAATAAGGATTGTGATATAGCGTAAGTAATTTTTTCTCTCAACAATTTTAATTCTATTAGATTTACACAGTCAATCTTGTTAGGgatgttttttctttcaaattaacATAATGAGATTTTCGATGTGAATCCGGATAGTGATGGCCCTAATATGGATTTTGACATCGGGTggaaaactaaaaagaaaatacattcttgaaaaaaaaaaaacttttaacagagCATTACAAAActtataaagatatttttatgtGATACACCACTTGCCcccttataattaaaaaaaatgaacccatattttcataaattatctttttttttagtctgttttgtatatattttgaaatatttaggGAAAAGGCAATAATTTCTTACTTTGTGAGTatgatttccatttttttttataattacaaactGATTGAGGGTGATTCGTGATGTTGATcatcacaaatttaaattttgatgggTGAATCAAAGTGAAAAACTAAAAGTTCTACTTTTGGGTTATAAAAGCTCAAAAACtcacaaatatattttaatttattgaaatttttgataaattaactATTGAGGTTCGTTAAAGATGTCATTTGAAGTTGTggtttaaaagttaaaagttaaaagttatttAGTGATTTTCGTGGGTTGAAGTTTGTAAGAGATggaattcattttatttttatttttttgttataatttcatataataGAATAGGAGTATGCACAATACACCTCttatatacaattaatttattcatCGTATACAATTAATCCGTAACGTATTAAAATATcctattatataatttatatcttGTTGAAAAAATCATTATATGAGTGTGAACTAAAATTATGCGTAAGTGCAATTTATTACGTTAGGCTATATAATATTGAAAGAAACCTCATTTATAGTTATTTTTAGGTTACTTAATAAATACATGTTATTGATCAgtgtaaaaaatttaaaatattatctttcattttttaacaataatatCATCATTTGATTGTAGTATGAATATCCAAGGCTGGACATTCATGGTTGCACTTGGATTTAATGCTGCAATAAGGTAAATCTTAATTCTCAACGGTGTTATTAAATTATAAGAGTAAGTAAATCGTCAATCTTTGAACCATGTGATATGGTAGAGTTTTCTAATCTACACAACCTTATGTGATTATGTTAAACGTACAGCGTAAGGGTGTCAAATGAACTAGGAGCAGGACATCCAAGAAGCGCGAAATTCTCAGTAATAGTAGCCTCCATCACTTCTCTTTTGTTCGGAATATTCCTGGCAATGGTGCTTCTTGTTTGTCGGAGTTGGTATCCTCTATTGTTTTCAAACAATGAAAGAGTACAACATGTTGTGTATGAGCTCTCACCTATCTTAGCTGCCACCATTGTTGTTAGCAGTCTTCAACCTACTCTTTCAGGGGTGGCTATTGGTGCTGGATGGCAGGCTTATGTTGCATATGTCAACATAGTTTGTTACTATTTGTTTGGTATTCCAATAGGTCTCATACTTGGCTTCATCCTTGACACTGGTGTTAAGGTACAATTTTGTTTGTCTTCActtgattattttgtaagacattatattattatatttatacatgAAATTTTGTAGGGAATTTGGTATGGGATGCTTGCAGGTACAACTGTTCAAACTGGTGTGTTGATCATGATGATTCTTCGAACTAATTGGAACAAGGAGGTAAGGCTTACATCAAGAATCAAATGTTCAAAATTGTGGTAATTATCTTACAAATAACTTGTTTGTAATGCAGGCTTCCCTTGCTGGAGACAGGATAAAACTATGGGGAGGAGACTCAAAGGTCAAAGAAAATGGTGAAAACCTCATTAACTGACTGCAGACGAGATCAATATCATACTCTTTGTTTAGTTTGTATGCCACAAAagctgtgtgtgtgtgtctatgtgggagagagagagagcaacTTTAATACGTAGCGTATTCTAGCCTCTAGGGCTCGAAAAAGATGAGAAGATTACCTGGGGCATGTGTTGGTTGACACATGAATAAGATGAGTAAATTCCTTTCTTCAACGCTGTCTGCACAAGGATGACATAAACAAATCGAGAATGACATATTTACAGTAAATCTGCTAAAAAGAATCAACTAGTTTCTTGCCTGAATTGACACAATGCTACTTACTTGTACTCTCAGACGTTGCCCAAGAAATGACTGTAAACAAATGCAAAATGCAGAGAATAGCAGAATTGATATTTGCTAATTATATTAAACAAAGGGTAGAAATATACAACAGGAATTTATAATGGTAATACACACTTAGCCTATATATATACTTACCAATAAAGAATAGAAAGCTAAACAACAGACATCtttacaagtatatatatgcgCTTCATTTTGGCAAAAAGAGTGCAGCTCCAACCAAGGCTATCCATATTGTTAAAATTGCCCAGAATGATTGGCTTTTCTCCAGACCAACTGGGGGCTTCCAGACCAGAAAGTCGCCCACCCAGTCCCTGCTTGATGGAAGCTGATTTGTTGTAGACCGACTTTGTCTTTCATCTTGGTCCTTCTTTTTGTCGGTCCATGATCCAGCATAACTAGACAAAAAAAGGAAGGGAAATTAGTGCTGATCTTCAACTTTCCTGCTACATCTATGCTATAACCAATAGACATCATGGCGGCATATACTACAAATTTTCCAATAATCCATGGATGCTAAAAGTAGCACACAAATAACAGTGGTGTAGTAGTCAATTTGCTTGACTGTTTCACCACATACCTGTACTACCTCCAACCATTACATACAAGTATAAGGTAACTTCGCCCAATGCTTATCAAGGCGTCAGCAGATCAGAAGAAATTACCTAGATTTTTTCGTCTTTGCTGGAAGTTGAACCATGGTTTTTAAAGTTCACACCCACTTCATTTACCACTTAAGTACACTCTTGGGTAAAgaactttaattaaattactgTTACAATTATATTGATGCCAGCTAGTAACTTTATGCTCAAGTCATTATCGTATTAAAACTACGAA
The window above is part of the Solanum pennellii chromosome 5, SPENNV200 genome. Proteins encoded here:
- the LOC107020701 gene encoding protein DETOXIFICATION 29-like; this encodes MENDSIVPLLTSKVNNHSNGSSFKPDSYDIEVINGVKDLIRQFSAESKKLWYLAAPAIFTSICQYSIGAITQIFAGHVGIIQLAAVSIENSVIAGFAFGVMLGMGSALETLCGQAFGAKQLDMLGTYMQRSWIILIATSLILMLPYIFATSLFRLIGQTSDISKWAGTFAVWMIPQLFAYALNFPIQIFLQAQSKIMVMAVIAAVGLIGHTLFSWLFMLKLGWGLVGAAVVLNGSWWFVVVAKLLYIFSGACGEAWSGFSMKAFQNLWEFVKLSFASAVMLCLEIWYFMALILVAGYLKNAEVAVDAISICMNIQGWTFMVALGFNAAISVRVSNELGAGHPRSAKFSVIVASITSLLFGIFLAMVLLVCRSWYPLLFSNNERVQHVVYELSPILAATIVVSSLQPTLSGVAIGAGWQAYVAYVNIVCYYLFGIPIGLILGFILDTGVKGIWYGMLAGTTVQTGVLIMMILRTNWNKEASLAGDRIKLWGGDSKVKENGENLIN